A genomic region of Arachis stenosperma cultivar V10309 chromosome 9, arast.V10309.gnm1.PFL2, whole genome shotgun sequence contains the following coding sequences:
- the LOC130947361 gene encoding sec-independent protein translocase protein TATC, chloroplastic: MGTVPMNIASHVDLRSRFHLTSSSSSSSSSSSSVRVSNFSKTISLSFPLSRRKQGRLGRFPCFAVDDDFRVQQQDLANTTSAAVGSATEERPTENTDLLPGTNGDAPDNFKQDGEGSAIYDFLYPSKELLPDDKEMSIFDHLEELRQRIFVSVLAVGGSILGCFAFSKDLIVLLESPVKTQGVRFLQLGPGEFFFTTLKVSGYCGLLLGSPVILYEIIAFVLPGLTKAERKFLGPIVLGSSVLFYAGITFSYLVLTPAALNFFVNYAEGAVESLWSIDQYFEFVLVLMFSTGLSFQVPVIQFLLGQLGLVSGDQMLSVWRYVVVGAVVAAAVVTPSTDPLTQVLLAAPLLGLYLGGAWAVKLTGR; this comes from the exons ATGGGAACCGTTCCGATGAACATCGCTTCCCACGTCGACCTCCGTTCACGATTCCACCTCACGTCGTCTTCTTCCTCGTCGTCTTCTTCATCCTCCTCCGTGCGGGTTTCCAACTTTTCTAAAACTATCAGCTTGAGCTTCCCTCTCTCTCGGAGGAAGCAGGGGAGGTTAGGTAGGTTTCCTTGCTTCGCCGTCGATGACGACTTCAGAGTCCAGCAGCAAGACCTCGCCAACACTACTTCAGCTGCTGTTGGCTCTGCCACTGAAGAAAGACCCACCG AAAATACGGATCTGCTTCCTGGTACAAATGGAGATGCTCCAGATAATTTTAAGCAAGATGGCGAAGGAAGTGCTATCTATGATTTCCTTTATCCTAGTAAAGAGCTTCTTCCCGATGATAAAGAAATGAGCATATTTGATCATCTTGAAGAGCTGCGACAGAGAATCTTTGTATCAGTTCTAGCTGTTGGAGGAAGCATTCTCGGAtgctttgcattttcgaaagatCTGATAGTGCTTCTAGAATCTCCTGTGAAGACACAGGGTGTAAGATTTCTTCAGCTAGGTCCTGGAGAATTTTTCTTTACAACTTTAAAG GTGTCTGGATACTGTGGCCTCCTCTTGGGAAGTCCCGTAATACTGTATGAGATTATAGCCTTTGTACTTCCAGGTCTCACAAAAGCTGAAAGAAAGTTTCTTGGGCCAATTGTATTGGGCTCGTCAGTTCTTTTCTATGCCGGAATAACTTTCTCCTATTTAGTTCTAACACCTGCAGCCTTAAACTTCTTTGTTAATTACGCTGAAGGTGCTGTTGAGTCGTTATGGTCTATTGATCAATACTTTGAGTTTGTCCTCGTCCTTATGTTCAGCACAGGCTTATCTTTCCAG GTACCTGTTATACAATTCCTATTGGGACAACTTGGGTTGGTGTCCGGAGACCAGATGCTATCAGTTTGGAGATATGTTGTGGTTGGAGCAGTGGTGGCCGCTGCTGTTGTTACACCCTCCACTGATCCACTCACTCAAGTTCTTCTAGCTGCACCTTTGTTGGGTCTTTACCTAGGTGGTGCATGGGCTGTCAAGCTTACAGGACGGTGA
- the LOC130947754 gene encoding uncharacterized protein LOC130947754 — MPVRAEKEHLNVVLGSHLANIHETLQVLDQTASSALDKVSWDDVIKMGDEVQKQATTVGMLWTGDKPGAKAIEENMTTYFNTLQGFLLLSHASTVGAGPTLSSSVHASVKQVVDSSFRLMKDTVSSYGSHSKDQKLSVPQLVGAVWEACDALKKTPATNITAIGRAMTQVAVSVKDVLREMKELKPDSSAVPDNTAVGESCAEATEDEPHDDNLSEGDLGNDLSPEEMKVAEKAIVVVSDTLSVIKELIRSITGLLKLEKPNDSGSFVDSLEKLLKQCQELGRQIDDIGACLYPPQEISAIKAATNEISCIIEVLQAELGGLKGSSDAFVEVCNALKSSLTQLASEISSSSTADIEAKIESITLSN, encoded by the exons ATGCCGGTGAGAGCGGAGAAGGAGCATCTGAACGTAGTGCTTGGTTCACACCTCGCCAATATCCATGAAACCCTACAG GTTTTGGATCAAACGGCTTCTTCTGCTTTGGACAAAGTCAGCTGGGATGACGTCATCAAAATGGGTGATGAAGTTCAAAAACAAGCTACCACAG TTGGGATGCTGTGGACTGGAGACAAACCAGGGGCAAAAGCAATTGAGGAGAATATGACAACATACTTCAACACGCTTCAAGGTTTTCTGTTGCTCTCCCATGCCAGTACTGTTGGTGCAGGGCCTACACTGTCTTCCAGTGTTCATGCATCTGTGAAGCAGGTTGTTGATTCCAGCTTCAGGTTGATGAAGGACACTGTCTCTTCATATG GATCTCATTCTAAAGACCAGAAACTATCAGTTCCTCAATTGGTTGGTGCCGTGTGGGAAGCATGTGATGCCCTTAAAAAGACTCCGGCAACAAATATTACAGCAATTGGGCGAGCAATGACGCAGGTAGCAGTTTCAGTGAAGGATGTTCTTCGCGAGATGAAAGAACTAAAGCCAGACTCATCTGCTGTTCCAGACAACACAGCAGTAGGTGAGAGTTGTGCAGAAGCAACAGAGGATGAACCGCATGATGATAATTTGAGCGAAGGTGATCTGGGGAATGATTTGTCACCCGAAGAGATGAAAGTGGCTGAGAAAGCAATTGTGGTTGTATCTGATACACTTTCAGTCATAAAAGAACTTATTCGCTCCATCACAGGGTTGCTTAAACTGGAGAAACCAAATGACAGTGGCAGTTTTGTGGATTCATTGGAGAAATTGTTGAAGCAGTGTCAAGAACTTGGTCGGCAGATTGATGACATTGGAGCTTGCCTCTATCCGCCACAAGAGATATCTGCTATAAAAGCAGCCACGAATGAAATCAGCTGCATCATTGAGGTTTTGCAAGCAGAGTTAGGAGGGCTTAAAGGTTCATCAGATGCATTTGTGGAGGTATGCAATGCTTTGAAGAGTTCATTGACACAGCTTGCCTCCGAAATAAGTAGTTCTAGTACTGCTGATATAGAAGCCAAAATCGAAAGTATTACATTAAGCAATTAG
- the LOC130951666 gene encoding palmitoyl-acyl carrier protein thioesterase, chloroplastic-like translates to MNITTITTIVSYPASAYVVRCCSKHERHSKQQPNNIMINGTTLRSSAVKVVESVVASTTLDHSVVTVNGNNNGQRQNIPTKKQLVDPHRQGLMVEGGVGYRQTIVIRSYEVGPDKTATLESILNLLQETALNHVWMSGLLGDGFGATHGMIRNDLIWVVSRMQVLIDYYPIWGEVVEIDTWVGASGKNGMRRDWLIKSQATGHIFARATSTWVMMNRKTRRLSKMPEEVRNELVPWFIEKQAIEEEAPEKIVKLNKQAKYMNSDLKPKRSDLDMNQHVNNVKYVRWMLETIPDHVLENHQLSGITLEYRRECGSADIVESLCEPEEDEMVSNIMEQHYNTSLLNGLSLASSAAAEIINGGGVLTCIDQIQRPIRYTHLLQTKGEKQNDEIVRGRTSWKRKLSTMHLPPNTICGM, encoded by the exons ATGAATATTACTACTATTACTACTATTGTCTCATATCCAGCATCTGCATATGTTGTGAGGTGTTGTTCCAAACATGAAAGGCATAGTAAGCAACAACCAAATAACATCATGATTAATGGGACTACTCTAAGGTCTTCGGCAGTTAAGGTTGTTGAGTCAGTTGTCGCCTCAACCACTCTTGATCACTCTGTTGTTACTGTTAATGGGAACAATAATGGACAGCGCCAGAATATCCCAACAAAGAAGCAGCTTGTTGATCCTCATAGGCAAGGTCTCATGGTTGAAGGTGGAGTTGGTTATAGACAAACTATTGTTATTAGATCCTATGAAGTTGGACCTGACAAAACTGCAACACTTGAGAGCATCCTCAACCTTCTTCAG GAGACTGCATTAAACCATGTGTGGATGTCTGGACTTCTTGGTGATGGATTTGGTGCAACTCATGGAATGATAAGGAATGATCTCATTTGGGTTGTCTCAAGAATGCAAGTTCTCattgattattatccaatttg GGGAGAGGTAGTTGAAATTGACACATGGGTTGGAGCATCCGGCAAGAATGGAATGCGGCGCGATTGGCTGATCAAAAGTCAGGCAACCGGCCACATTTTTGCTCGTGCAACAAG CACATGGGTGATGATGAACCGAAAAACGAGACGCCTCTCTAAGATGCCTGAAGAGGTGAGGAATGAACTTGTACCTTGGTTTATTGAGAAGCAAGCAATAGAGGAAGAAGCTCCAGAAAAGATTGTCAAATTGAACAAGCAAGCAAAATACATGAACTCTGACTTGAag CCCAAAAGAAGTGATTTGGACATGAACCAGCATGTTAATAATGTGAAGTATGTACGATGGATGTTAGAG ACTATTCCAGACCATGTTCTAGAGAATCACCAATTATCAGGCATCACACTAGAATACAGAAGGGAATGTGGGAGTGCAGATATAGTTGAATCATTATGTGAACCTGAAGAAGATGAGATGGTTAGTAATATAATGGAACAGCACTACAACACAAGTTTACTCAATGGCTTGTCTTTGGCATCATCAGCAGCAGCAGAGATTATAAATGGTGGTGGAGTCCTCACTTGCATTGATCAAATTCAAAGGCCAATAAGGTATACACACCTTCTACAAACCAAAGGAGAGAAACAAAATGATGAAATTGTCAGAGGCAGGACTTCATGGAAGAGGAAGCTCTCTACCATGCATCTTCCACCTAATACTATATGTGGCATGTAG
- the LOC130951638 gene encoding origin of replication complex subunit 4 — translation MEMKGENHKGKALNLLRSRVCDPKFAFKALYDSPESNYSKLKFMISSSVTEACNNSILLLGPRGSGKISVLELVIRDLLEEYPDSISVIRLSGLLHGDDISAFKEIARQLCMEHQLLFSKSASFDDNSQFMVAMLKECGLAHKTVIFVLDEFDLFAQGKQRLLYSLLDAMQSVTSQAVVVGISCRLDADQLLEKRVRSRFSHRKLLFMPPSMEDSQSLLVHMLTIPVDSSFPRDYAIEFNRKVQNIVEDKRFKETFSNYLNFDSSVKHLLKFLFCAISHMDLKTGFLSLENFKTAFSSINRQPKLECLRNSSILELYILVCMKRLEVKEKSFCNFNSVMKEYKSIHDSFQTSDYYDRNVCLRAFEHLINRELICFADNRGHSLSVEYRPVKLLISSAELNQGLRAYHSCPAILQKLMDREG, via the exons ATGGAGATGAAGGGGGAGAATCACAAAGGGAAGGCGTTGAATCTGCTTCGAAGCAGAGTCTGTGACCCCAAATTCGCGTTCAAGGCACTCTATGATTCTCCAGAGAGCAATTATAGCAAGCTTAAATTCATGATTTCTAGTTCCGTTACTGAGGCTTGCAACAATTCCATTCTCCTTCTCGGTCCTCGCGGCTCCGGCAAGATTTCC GTGTTGGAGCTTGTCATTCGGGATTTGCTGGAAGAATATCCCGACTCAATTTCAGTG ATCAGGTTAAGTGGACTTCTACATGGCGATGACATTTCAGCATTCAAG GAAATAGCTAGGCAGTTATGTATGGAGCATCAGTTACTATTCTCAAAATCG GCATCTTTTGATGACAACTCCCAATTTATGGTAGCAATGCTAAA GGAATGTGGATTAGCACATAAAACAGTCATTTTTGTTTTGGATGAGTTTGACCTCTTTGCTCAG GGCAAACAGCGGTTACTTTATAGCCTCTTGGATGCAATGCAATCAGTAACATCACAGGCTGTTGTAGTTGGCATTAGCTGTCGGCTG GATGCTGATCAGCTGTTGGAGAAAAGAGTACGATCTCGATTTTCACATAGAAAGCTGCTGTTTATGCCGCCTTCAATGGAAGACTCACAGAG CTTGCTGGTGCACATGCTTACGATACCAGTAGATTCAAGCTTTCCCCGTGATTATGCTATTGAATTTAATAGAAAGGTCCAA AATATTGTAGAAGACAAAAGGTTCAAAGAAACCTTCAGTAACTATTTAAATTTTGACTCCTCTGTTAAGCATTTGCTAAAGTTCCT ATTCTGTGCTATCTCTCATATGGATTTGAAGACTGGGTTTCTGTCTCTTGAGAACTTCAAAACCGCATTTTCAAGTATTAATAGGCAACCAAAACTGGAATGTCTAAGAA ATTCCTCCATTTTAGAACTTTACATTTTGGTTTGCATGAAGAGGTTGGAAGTGAAAGAGAAAAGCTTCTGCAACTTCAATTCTGTTATGAAAG AGTATAAAAGTATACATGATTCCTTCCAGACTTCTGATTACTATGATCGAAATGTCTGCTTAAGG GCATTTGAGCACCTTATAAATCGGGAATTAATATGCTTCGCAGACAATAGAGGGCATAGTTTGTCCGTTGAATATCGTCCTGTAAAGCTTTTAATCTCATCTGCTGAACTGAATCAGGGACTAAGAGCATATCATTCATGCCCC GCTATTCTTCAAAAGCTAATGGATCGTGAAGGCTAG
- the LOC130951282 gene encoding CDP-diacylglycerol--serine O-phosphatidyltransferase 1 isoform X1 — translation MESNGHRRVKKQDHHVKENGNSHMLDADEELDPWTAWAYKPRTITLLLVGACFLIWASGALDPERDASGDIVTSVKRGIWAMIAVFLAYCLLQAPSTVLIRPHPAIWRLVHGMAVVYLVALTFLLFQTRDNARQFMKFLHPDLGIELPERSYGADCRIYLPENPANKFKNLYETLFDEFVLAHIIGWWGKAILIRNQPLLWVLSIGFEMMELTFRHMLPNFNECWWDSIILDIFICNWFGIWAGMHTVRYFDGKTYKWVGLSRQPNIIGKVKRTLGQFTPAHWDKDEWHPLLGPWRFIQVLSLCIVFLTVELNTFFLKFCLWIPPRNSVVIYRLILWWLLAIPTIREYNTYLQDRFILHLSCSPGPMKPVKKVGAYCWLSLAICIVELLICIKFGHGLYPKPMPIWLVIFWSSVGVAIVTFLLLWSWHPHLILGKKRR, via the exons ATGGAATCCAACGGTCATAGAAGAGTAAAGAAACAAGATCATCATGTTAAAGAAAATGGAAATTCCCATATGCTTGATGCTGATGAAGAGCTTGATCCTTGGACAGCTTGGGCATACAAGCCTCGGACAATCACATTGTTACTTGTTGGTGCTTGCTTTCTTAT TTGGGCAAGTGGGGCACTTGATCCAGAAAGAGATGCATCTGGTGATATTGTCACTTCCGTTAAAAG GGGTATATGGGCAATGATTGCTGTTTTTCTTGCTTATTGCCTGCTTCAAGCTCCTTCGAC GGTTCTTATTAGGCCACATCCTGCTATTTGGCGCTTGGTGCATGGGATGGCTGTTGTTTACCTGGTTGCTCTCACATTTTTGCTTTTTCAG ACGCGTGACAATGCTCGGCAGTTTATGAAGTTTCTTCATCCTGATCTTGGCATCG AACTTCCGGAAAGATCTTATGGCGCTGATTGCCGCATATACCtacctgagaaccctgcaaatAAGTTTAAGAATCTTTAT GAAACACTTTTTGATGAGTTTGTTCTAGCTCATATTATTGGCTGGTGGGGAAAGGCTATATTGATTCGTAATCAGCCTCTTCTTTGGGTGTTATCGATTGGTTTTGAGATGATGGAG CTTACTTTTCGTCACATGTTACCGAATTTCAACGAGTGCTGGTGGGATAGTATTATTCTTGACATATTCATCTGCAATTGGTTCG GTATTTGGGCTGGAATGCATACTGTGAGGTACTTTGATGGGAAAACATACAAGTGGGTTGGTCTGAGCCGCCAGCCTAATATTATAGGAAAG GTGAAACGAACATTGGGCCAGTTCACACCAGCGCACTGGGATAAAGACGAGTGGCATCCGTTGCTTGGTCCTTGGCGATTTATTCAAGTGCTTAGTCTTTGTATTGTATTTTTGACAGTAGAGCTCAACACATTCTTTTTGAAGTTTTGTCTCTGGATACCTCCTCGAAATTCTGTAGTTATATATAGGTTGATTTTATGGTGGCTGCTTGCAATTCCAACAATTCGTGAGTACAATACATACCTTCAAGACAGGTTCATTCTCCATCTCTCTTGTTCTCCCGGCCCAAT GAAGCCAGTCAAAAAGGTTGGAGCATATTGTTGGCTCTCTCTTGCTATTTGCATTGTTGAGCTTTTGATTTGTATCAAGTTTGGACATG GTTTGTACCCGAAACCGATGCCGATATGGCTGGTAATATTCTGGTCATCTGTAGGCGTGGCCATTGTTACATTTCTACTATTGTGGTCTTGGCATCCCCACCTAATTCTAGGGAAGAAGAGGCGATAG
- the LOC130951282 gene encoding CDP-diacylglycerol--serine O-phosphatidyltransferase 1 isoform X2, protein MESNGHRRVKKQDHHVKENGNSHMLDADEELDPWTAWAYKPRTITLLLVGACFLIWASGALDPERDASGDIVTSVKRGIWAMIAVFLAYCLLQAPSTVLIRPHPAIWRLVHGMAVVYLVALTFLLFQTRDNARQFMKFLHPDLGIELPERSYGADCRIYLPENPANKFKNLYETLFDEFVLAHIIGWWGKAILIRNQPLLWVLSIGFEMMELTFRHMLPNFNECWWDSIILDIFICNWFGIWAGMHTVRYFDGKTYKWVGLSRQPNIIGKVKRTLGQFTPAHWDKDEWHPLLGPWRFIQVLSLCIVFLTVELNTFFLKFCLWIPPRNSVVIYRLILWWLLAIPTIREYNTYLQDRKPVKKVGAYCWLSLAICIVELLICIKFGHGLYPKPMPIWLVIFWSSVGVAIVTFLLLWSWHPHLILGKKRR, encoded by the exons ATGGAATCCAACGGTCATAGAAGAGTAAAGAAACAAGATCATCATGTTAAAGAAAATGGAAATTCCCATATGCTTGATGCTGATGAAGAGCTTGATCCTTGGACAGCTTGGGCATACAAGCCTCGGACAATCACATTGTTACTTGTTGGTGCTTGCTTTCTTAT TTGGGCAAGTGGGGCACTTGATCCAGAAAGAGATGCATCTGGTGATATTGTCACTTCCGTTAAAAG GGGTATATGGGCAATGATTGCTGTTTTTCTTGCTTATTGCCTGCTTCAAGCTCCTTCGAC GGTTCTTATTAGGCCACATCCTGCTATTTGGCGCTTGGTGCATGGGATGGCTGTTGTTTACCTGGTTGCTCTCACATTTTTGCTTTTTCAG ACGCGTGACAATGCTCGGCAGTTTATGAAGTTTCTTCATCCTGATCTTGGCATCG AACTTCCGGAAAGATCTTATGGCGCTGATTGCCGCATATACCtacctgagaaccctgcaaatAAGTTTAAGAATCTTTAT GAAACACTTTTTGATGAGTTTGTTCTAGCTCATATTATTGGCTGGTGGGGAAAGGCTATATTGATTCGTAATCAGCCTCTTCTTTGGGTGTTATCGATTGGTTTTGAGATGATGGAG CTTACTTTTCGTCACATGTTACCGAATTTCAACGAGTGCTGGTGGGATAGTATTATTCTTGACATATTCATCTGCAATTGGTTCG GTATTTGGGCTGGAATGCATACTGTGAGGTACTTTGATGGGAAAACATACAAGTGGGTTGGTCTGAGCCGCCAGCCTAATATTATAGGAAAG GTGAAACGAACATTGGGCCAGTTCACACCAGCGCACTGGGATAAAGACGAGTGGCATCCGTTGCTTGGTCCTTGGCGATTTATTCAAGTGCTTAGTCTTTGTATTGTATTTTTGACAGTAGAGCTCAACACATTCTTTTTGAAGTTTTGTCTCTGGATACCTCCTCGAAATTCTGTAGTTATATATAGGTTGATTTTATGGTGGCTGCTTGCAATTCCAACAATTCGTGAGTACAATACATACCTTCAAGACAG GAAGCCAGTCAAAAAGGTTGGAGCATATTGTTGGCTCTCTCTTGCTATTTGCATTGTTGAGCTTTTGATTTGTATCAAGTTTGGACATG GTTTGTACCCGAAACCGATGCCGATATGGCTGGTAATATTCTGGTCATCTGTAGGCGTGGCCATTGTTACATTTCTACTATTGTGGTCTTGGCATCCCCACCTAATTCTAGGGAAGAAGAGGCGATAG